In Chaetodon trifascialis isolate fChaTrf1 chromosome 6, fChaTrf1.hap1, whole genome shotgun sequence, one DNA window encodes the following:
- the ostf1 gene encoding osteoclast-stimulating factor 1, whose amino-acid sequence MSKPPPKPAKPGQVKVFRALFTFDPRTPDELYFEEGDFLYISDTSDSNWWKGTCRGRTGLIPSNYVAEQAESIDNPMHEAAKRGNLSWLRECVENKVGINGLDKAGNTALYWGCHGGHKDVVELLLSQPNVEVNQQNKLGDTALHAAAWKGYSDIVEMLLNKNPRTDIRNNENKLALEMATNAQCASLLKRKQGSNITRTHSNAEEYLDDEDSD is encoded by the exons GCCAAGTCAAGGTGTTCCGAGCATTGTTCACCTTTGACCCCAGAACG CCGGATGAGCTGTACTTTGAAGAAGGAGACTTCTTGTATATCTCTGACACA AGTGACTCTAACTGGTGGAAGGGGAcgtgcagaggaaggacaggacTAATTCCAAGTAACTATG TGGCTGAGCAGGCAGAATCTATTGACAATCCAATGCACGAAGCAGCCAAACGAG GCAATCTGAGCTGGCTGAGGGAATGTGTCGAGAACAAGGTTGGAATCAATGGGCTGGATAAGGCTGGAAACACTGCCCTCTACTGGGGGTGCCACGGAGGACATAAAG atGTGGTGGAGCTGTTGCTAAGTCAGCCCAATGTGGAGGTCAACCAGCAG AATAAACTCGGAGACACCGCTCTGCACGCTGCTGCCTGGAAGGGTTATTCTGACATCGTGGAAATGTTGCTGAACAAGA ACCCCAGGACAGACATCAGGAACAATGAGAATAAGCTGGCTCTGGAGATGGCCACCAACGCCCAGTGCGCTTCACTTCTGAAAAGGAAGCAGGGAAGCA ACATCACCCGCACACACAGCAACGCTGAGGAGTATTTGGACGACGAGGACTCGGACTGA